The Kogia breviceps isolate mKogBre1 chromosome 4, mKogBre1 haplotype 1, whole genome shotgun sequence genome window below encodes:
- the FASTKD3 gene encoding FAST kinase domain-containing protein 3, mitochondrial isoform X2 has translation MALITLRRNLCHLSDFRIHGALSGLKTQRVNCVHKTVKEHLCPWFWSLQLEPVRVKFHHAHSKKFHSENGNDHPVGETVFSQVHAWDSSEHSVKNVDDQIFYRTLNSFTSSEEVLHFISTLQTLPDTMAAGALHRICAMEKKNDDQRLPNEILENSAFQALCNQLAQDPSNLSNTGLVTALQALTLLYVDLQSRLLLNLLAECQHRLERGSLDIHSLCILGECLIKLQGPGCSTVDLIMYQLQGENLEEFTPEDILTLYRILQACPEKVDQHQTFLNKINNFSLSLVSNLSPKLLSQMLTALVVLDQTQALPLVIKLGKYVVRHVPHFTNEELKEVLEAFIYFGHNDRFFTKALEQHVASLCLTLDPEVTSKVMEYCSRKLIFSKPILNAVAETFVCQSEKFSPNQTAELIEPFGKLNYLPPNASALFRKLENILLTRFNYFPPKTLLKLLHSCSLIECHPVNFMAKIFSPYFLQQLQGEESYLDRLSLAQLTQLFLTAILECPFYKGPKLLPKYQVKSFLTPCSSLETPMDFQLYKSVMIGLIDLLGARLYFASKVLTPYCYTIDVEIKLDEDGFVLPFTVDEDIHKRVALCIDGPKRFCLDSKHLLGKEATKQRHLYLLGYQVVQIPYYEVEMLKSRLELVEYLQRKLFSQNSGGHWQQE, from the exons ATGGCTTTAATTACCTTGCGGAGGAACCTTTGTCATTTATCTGATTTTCGGATACATGGAGCTCTGTCTGGTCTGAAAACTCAGCGTGTAAATTGTGTTCACAAGACAGTCAAGGAGCATCTGTGTCCATGGTTCTGGTCACTGCAACTTGAGCCTGTTAGGGTCAAGTTCCATCATGCCCATTCTAAAAAGTTCCATTCAGAAAACGGAAATGACCATCCAGTTGGTGAGACAGTGTTCTCTCAAGTACATGCTTGGGACAGCTCTGAACACAGTGTTAAAAATGTGGATGACCAGATATTTTACAGGACATTAAACAGCTTCACTTCATCGGAAGAAGTCTTACATTTTATAAGCACACTGCAGACTTTGCCTGATACTATGGCAGCAGGAGCCTTACATCGGATTtgtgcaatggaaaaaaaaaatgatgatcaAAGGTTGCCAAATGAAATACTGGAGAATAGCGCCTTTCAAGCTTTGTGTAATCAGCTTGCACAGGACCCCTCAAATCTGTCAAACACGGGTTTGGTGACTGCTTTGCAAGCCCTGACCCTGCTGTATGTGGATCTCCAAAGTCGCTTGCTGCTGAACCTCCTGGCAGAGTGCCAGCATCGTCTCGAAAGGGGTAGCCTGGACATTCACAGTCTTTGTATCCTGGGGGAATGTCTGATTAAACTGCAAGGTCCAGGTTGTTCGACAGTAGACCTGATTATGTATCAACTGCAAGGTGAAAATTTGGAAGAATTTACCCCGGAGGATATTTTGACCCTTTACAGAATACTGCAGGCATGTCCTGAAAAAGTTGACCAACACCAGACgtttttaaataagataaataacttTTCTCTGTCATTAGTTTCCAACCTGAGTCCTAAGTTGCTGAGCCAAATGCTTACTGCCCTGGTGGTCCTTGATCAAACTCAGGCACTTCCGCTGGTTATAAAATTGGGTAAATATGTTGTGAGGCATGTCCCTCATTTCACTAATGAAGAGCTCAAAGAAGTCTTAGAGGCATTCATCTACTTTGGGCACAATGACAGATTTTTTACAAAAGCCCTGGAGCAACATGTCGCTTCACTCTGTCTCACTCTGGATCCCGAGGTTACCAGCAAAGTCATGGAGTATTGCAGTAGAAAGCTGATTTTTTCAAAACCCATCCTCAATGCAGTGGCAGAAACTTTTGTTTGTCAGTCAGAGAAATTTTCACCTAATCAAACTGCTGAGTTAATTGAACCATTTGGAAAACTCAATTATTTGCCACCAAATGCCTCTGCTTTATTTAGGAAGCTAGAAAACATACTGTTAACTCGTTTCAATTATTTTCCACCCAAAACACTATTGAAACTTCTCCATTCATGTTCACTTATCGAATGCCATCCAGTCAACTTTATGGCCAAAATATTCAGCCCGTATTTTCTTCAGCAGCTGCAAG gTGAAGAGTCCTATTTGGACAGACTGAGCCTAGCACAACTGACCCAACTTTTCTTAACCGCGATTCTAGAATGCCCGTTCTATAAG GGTCCAAAACTTCTTCCTAAATATCAAGTGAAATCATTTCTTACTCCGTGCTCTTCCCTGGAGACCCCCATGGATTTTCAGCTTTATAAATCTGTGATGATTGGACTGATTGACCTGTTAGGAGCAAGACTGTATTTTGCTTCAAAAGTGTTAACACCCTATTGTTACACCATAG ATGTTGAAATTAAATTAGATGAAGACGGATTTGTATTACCATTTACAGTTGATGAAGATATacataaaag GGTAGCACTGTGCATTGATGGTCCAAAAAGATTTTGTTTGGATAGCAAACACTTACTGGGAAAGGAAGCTACTAAACAAAGACATCTGTACTTACTTGGTTATCAAGTTGTCCAG